TACCACATCCCAATATCTACATACCTCACAGATAGAAAGACACCAGAGTGCACAGAACAAGCCATTGGATCATCTACAAGGCATAGGATAAAATCTGCTAGGTGCTGCATCAGATCAAAGTGGCCAGTGATTAAAAGGCAGTTTTAAGCTGTAAGTAATCTGGCTTCAAACCCAATTTAAGCAGAATTTCAGATCAGTTAATGCCGATAAGTGTCATTATCGGCAATTGAGCAAAAAATCGAAATAGGGGCTATATCGAGTCAATTAAATAACCACTCATATGACTAATTCTGTAATAAATTCTTTGTCAAAACGTGCTCTTTATAAGCAGCTAATACCATCAAAATCCCATTCATACAGGCCAATATTATGCCCATAACGGCTTTTAAGAGACTTCTATTAGCTGTCTATCTTAAGGATTCTCTCACTAATCTAAGTGTCACTCATCTTAGCCCTGTTATAGCCAGGGAATTGGACGTAGACTCAAGCCATATAGCTTCATAGCCAGTTAATGGCTAACAGTTCGTGGGAAATAGTTTATAGCGAACAGTTCATGTCTATATGATTCGTGGAAAATAGTTAGAGGAATATAGCGAGTGCCAAATAGTCACGGGTTAGCCTAGTAAGTAAATGCTGGACGCTTAAAGGCCCAAGCATCAGGCTAATTCCATGATCGAATCACAGGATGCCAGACGATATAAAGCATCCTGTCATTTACTCGAATAACAGGACAATATTGGTGAAGCTTGTATAGCATCTATATCGACATCAGGCCTTCAAGCGTACAAGTCAAAGGCACGCATGACTGGATTAAGAGATTCAAAACATGGATTTACTGTAAAAATGAAGCGTCGCTACGTGGATACTTTTAAACTCTGCAGGTACTTAGCTTGTAGATTTCACGTAGCGACGTACTCATTCCAGTAATAAACAGGCAGTTAAACTAGCTAGGAATCAATGGATTGTAGCGCTTGAGCAAAGCTCAACTAATGAAAGGTACTAGATACGCTTTAGTAATGAATGCCATATCCAGCATTCACTTAGGCCATTAGGAATCTCACTTAAGTCGGAACGACTGAGTTTAAGTTAACTCACGAAAAGCTAATTCAGCCCATGTCAGTCCTTAGATAGCCAGTTATTGTTACATACATAGTCACGCCATCATGAATGACAAACAAGTTTGACTCGAATATCTAGTCCCAAGGATATGCTTGGATTAGATTTCGTTTGTAATACGCTTTTGATACAAGCTGTGGATACAGATGCGCAATCAATAACTCCGTGGATTGGTAATCACCAAACCTTTATCATTAATGGTCATCAGTGAACTATAGTCGCGCCATGAACCAATCCTGAAGCTGACACTGAACTCAGATTTAATACTGGATGAATGTTGAAGCAGTAATGGACACATGATAATCAGCAAGTGTATGAAAGGTGTCTTTGGAATAGGATCATATAGATACACAGACCCTATTTAACATAATATACATTGTGCGCATAAGAAGATGTTTCGTAAGACTATCGTTTTACGCTTTCATATCAATCACTTTAGTAAACACGATGAAGCCCTTGTTTTTACAAGTTATCTAATACTTTTGGGTTATTCTGAAATAGCTGATCAGTCTCAAGAATTAGAACTATTTGGAATAAAAAGGCTGGTTAGTTATGAGGATTCAATCTAATAAAAACAACTTTAACGGGCTTATAACTATGAAACCAAAAACAAGAAGTTTCTTTTTGGCAAACTTTAGACGAGAAAATAGCTCTATTGATACTCAGGCCGCTGCGGGCTTCTTTCATGTCACTTCACGCACGATAAACAACTGGGTAGCTACTGGCTGCCCTGATTGGGTTGATCACTATGTCATTATGTATCTAAGGTCTATACCAGACACTAAAGAATGGGACGGTTTCAAATTCATTGAGGGTCGGCTTTATACGCCTTATAACAAGCTCACCTTTGCGCCTAGTGAATTAATGAAGGTTTTTTATGACAGGCAATTTAATCGACTTGACCGAGTTGAACGCGAACAACTAAAAGAACAAGTTACTGAGCTACGTAGCGACCAAGAAGCCGCCGCTATACGTGATGAACTTGATTACATGATAAAGACGCTTAACAAGCTTAAGTTATCACCAATTGTGGCACCTCAAACAAGTTTTACTAAAACAATAAGAAATAGATAAGCGGCATAAAAAAAGATTTATTACTTGCCGTTTTGACGTTATGCACTAGGCTTTAAAAACCTGAACTCCATGTGTTTAGGTATTCCGTTAAAAAGCCGTGATTCATCCCACGGCTTTTTTTTGCCCTAAATAATTTAGGATATAAAAATCATCTGCAAATGTGGGGATCTTTTGATCTTATCGTGTCCGTTAAATATTTAATTTCGAAGGGATAAAGCCAATAAATTCTGACCTCAAAGGTTAGCCTATACTAACCCTCAATATTACCCTCAAGCTTACCCTCAAGTTACCCACAGGATGACCACAGCTTATTGGAATAATTGGGACTTGCAAAGCAGGCTGCTTGTACCCTATCTTATACGTTGTCGTTTATAAAAATCTGTTTATTTATTAAGAGCTATTGATTCAGGAGGGAATTAAGGAAGAAATCAAGTTCTATGGGATCGTGATTAAGGTATTGGCGTACCTTAACCACGTTCAGTTATCAACCCAAAGGCGACATACTTATTTGGTACTGGATAAGTAATCGGAAAACCGATTATCCAAATATAAGTATGATTTGATTCCAATGCAAGTTATTTGGAAAAAAATGCGCCGTAGCATAAAGGTATTATCCATAATGGAAAACCAAAATGTTCGCTATGTCACTGTTAATATACGTGTAATTCATATTCATGAATACCGTTTACTTCCAAGTGGAATAAGTCTAGCTAGTATAGTTCATATGCTAGTTGCACTAACAGGACTGTTTTAATTCATACTTAGCCCACTCTGTGGGCTTTCATTCCTATTACCTAATGCCGATAAGTGTCATTAACTGATCACTTAGCTTTTATCGTTCAATCTGTACTCGACAACGTCTAAACGGCTGTCGTTATCTGCCACAGCTTTGTTCAAGTCCGATATGCCTGTTTGTATGTTAAACAACAGATAAAGCACACAAAACCCAAAACCACCTGCACCGCTGTTCTTAGCGATTTCTTTAGTTTCATTACTCATATTCATTTAAATGGTCCCCACTTAAAAGGCTTATAGTTTGGCACTTGTGCGGCCTGTTCGTTTTCCCGCAGATAATCCCAAGGCTTGCGCTCATTGCGTAGCGTTTCATAAGAACCGAACACCCCCGCCACTGCAATTCCTGCGCTCTGTCCTGTGATAGCCATATCACCAATGGATAACACAGCCTCAGTCGCGACAGGATGCAGCCCTGCTACACTGGCACCAATCAATAACAGACCGCGCCACGTTGACCACTGAGTTAAATAGCTTTTTAAATTGTTCCACATATTAAATATTTCCTATTGGCTGGCCCACTAAATGCCGGTACTCAGATTTAAGTGTCCGACCATCAAATAATTGCTTCATCATTAATCGGTTGTTCGCGTCTCTGGTCAGGACTTCCCACGCATCATCAGAGATCACAAAACTAGTATTGAGATACCAAGGCTGAATAACTAAGTCTGTCAGCTCAACAGGTGACCAGCCCCCTAGCCTCGCGTCTATATCAGACCAAAGCTGTGCGGCGGGCTTTGTTGCTTGGTTAACGACCTTATCTAAACGCTCATAGCCCTGTGAATACTTATAAACGATATACACAGCAGCTAGCGCTAGAATGACGTTATGCGAACCCTTCGGCAGTTGCAGCCGCGACAATGCTTGCTTCATATGGGTTATATCCATTTTCAAAGTGAATCATTGCAGCTATTACCCGAGGATAATCGGCCACACCTAATGGTTGAGAGGCCAACACGCCCGCCTGTTTAGCCACGAATGAAATGTATTTATCAGTCGGGTTATTGTCGCTTGGCGGCGCCCAACGGGTAACAATATCTTGAACATTATTAAGCCCCCTTTTATCTCGATATGTTTTAAGCGTCCGAGCTGCGGCGCGTATGCCCCAGAACGCCGACTCAAAGATGATAAAACGCCCATCATTGCCCTTCATGCCCTGCCATTGGTCACGACCAGCCTCTAAATTGAGGGGGTTATTGTTGGCTAATCCTTTGGGTTTTCTCACTGAATTTGTGTCCTTAGCACTGGCGTTATCTGTGCCGAAAAATAGAGAGGTGAAATCAAAATTAAGGTACTCAAGGTTTAACCTGGCACTATCATTTATTGATTGGTCATTGTTGTTTTTTGGCGATTTGAAGCGATAGGCCGCAATCACCGCGACCGCACCGCCAACGCCCATAACAGTTAATAAGCGTAGGTTTATCATTAGCTGAGCAGCTCCATCACTTCGACTAAAGCGGGGGTTAAATCACCCACAAGATTCAATTGCCAGACGTCAGCATCGTAAAAACCTGCGACGGTTTTTGTGTCGTTAAGTCTGTAGACCTTGCCGTTTGGTAAAATGTAAGGGTAGCTTTGACCAGAGCCTGATTTAACGTCTAAAGACTGAGAAACGACCAGCGCCCCATCAGCAATCTGATAAGTTCTAATTACGTCACCGTAAAAATGGCACCATATGCCATCAAACATATGTACAGGCATATCCTCTTCGCCATTCCCCAAATTTGCGCCTGTATCATGCCAAGTTACCCCGCCGTCATTAGTAATATAGTGTCGCCTTACTCCGTAATTATTCCACCCCAACATGACTTGATTACTAATAACGTATAAATCTGTAAATTCTTTGGTAAAAGTCTTGTCCCAATTCACTAAATCTAGACTGTGTCTTAAAATGTAGTCCTGATTTGACAGCCAACTTGCTTGGGTCATGTCATTACTGGTAAACCAAAACCTACTTATACCTGAATTCAAGTGATTAACGGGTAGTTGACCCGCAGCAACTGCATTCCACTCTCTTGTCTCAACATTAAAGCCAACGCCAACACCGCCTAAACTCATACTCAGCACATTACCAGACTTAATAACATGCATTTTAGTACTTGAATTATTAGCTGGAGCGCTAGTTTTATCAGTAAAATTAATGAGTTTTATCAAGTCAAAATTAAGCCCGTTATCAGCAGACTCATAAATATAAAAACTTCCATATTGCAGTGAGTGAGCGCCGTTCGAACCATTAAAGACAATCGCATAGAGTTTTTTGGTCACTATATCTTTGTAAAAACCAAAACTATCGGTAAGTCCACCGCCCACATGTGATGCGAAATTAGCATGAGGTATCCACCCCGTTCCTGCGGTCCAAATCTTTGGCGTTGCGTTAAACTTCCACGTCAACATGACAGTCTCATCATCTGAGATATTCATAAATTCAACATCTGTCGAATCTGGAAATTTACCAGTAATAGACTCTATGTAGACGCTTTCAGTAACTTTGAGAACGGGCATTAGTCTGTACGCATAAAGTGACCCTGCTAGCGGGATTTCTTCATAATTCCCAGCGGGTAATCTCCAACCTACCCCCCCAAAACCTGCCCCGCCTAACATTACTTCTTTATCTGTTCGAACTCTCACAGCCGAGCGAGTTAAATCAGTGCCAGTGATTAACGCTTCTCCCATCACTGCGATTTTTGAGCAGCGAATAGCATTAGCACCGCGCACTATCATTGAGCCACTTTGAGTCATTGGCATCTTGCCAGCCCAAAACTCGACAGGTTGATCCAACTCGCTTTCTATCCGAATAGTGTCGTAGGGCATGGCTTGAGGCAGGGACATACCAACCCACATTTTAGACTCTAAAACATGGCCACCATTTAGCAACAAGGTCACTTTGATGATACCTGAACAGGACACTATGCCGAAAAACATGCCCTCTTTTTTCATGCTTAAAAAGCCGTTTTTAATTGAGCTGTTTACTATCATGCTGCTTTCCTCATTGACGCCATGACAACCAGCCCTGTGAACGCTAACAAGCCGCCCCCAACCATCATCATCATTTTGTTATTACTTTCGGCAACGGCCGCGCCGTCTGAGCGGCTAAAGTCATTGGCAAAATCCATTACATTGCTAAAACCGTCTGCCAATTGCTGATTTGCTGTACGGCTAGAATCTGCAATTTGTTTAGTGGTCATTTCGGCAAGATACGCGCTGTTATCAAGCGCTTTTCCCGTTAGCAGTGCGTTATCTTCACCAGAACGCGCCACAGCACTGGACACCAGTTCAGCCAAGTCAAAATTGCCATCCATTGCGGCCCGAGAAATATCAGCGTTTAACCGTGTTGCATCGTCCATCGAAGCAAACGCGCTATCTAGCACATCAGAGCCGAAAGATAATGTGTTGCGGTTACTTTCTGCGGTGAGTTCTGATAGTTCAGTGAGTGAATCGTTTGATAGTCTTGCAAGTTCAACATTGGTATCAAACGCCCCTTCTATCACCTGCCCAGAGGCATTTAAAAAGCTTTCCCCTTGGCGTTCGACCGACATTGAAAAGTCACTGACAGCATTAAATCCATCAGTGACCATGCCAGCGCCTTGGCTGAACAGTTGCGGGAACATGTTGGCAATATCCGACACGATATCGAATGCGCCGCCGTCTGTGATTGTGTTGCCATTACCATTAATGACAAGCCCTGTGTTATCGCCTTGAATGGCAAACGTGGTTGAGTTGTTTTCTGTGTCCTGACTAGAACGTGAATCTGACTTAGAACCCATTAGAGAACCGCCTTAATTATTGTTTCACACCGCTTAAAACCCCATGCCCGACTCATTCTAAGCATGGCTTCGGGGCGTAAGGTGTGAACCCGAATTGATGCAAAACCGTTTAGTTTTGCTTGCTCATAAATTGAGTGGAGGTGAGGTTTTGAGTTTTTACCCGCAGCCGCGACAATGACTAGCTCTCTACCTTGGTCTGTCTTTTCCTCACGTAATACGACAAAAAACTCATTCCCCCAAGTCGTTAGCAGCGAACGCCCTTTATCGACTTCTGACTTGATTATGTTTAAGTCATCACCGAGAGCATCCGCTAATAAACGCCAGATTAGCTTGGTTACCTTTTGATTAAATACAGAGCAAGCAGCGCCCCGCCTATCAGTAACCATGGACTAATCCCCTTGTTGCCACTGCCCATACCAAAAGTGACATTGCCACCCTGAAACGCCGCTTGGTTGGTTTGATCGCCTGTCCCAGAACTCGCAGCACTTGAGTTGGACATTGACGGCATACCGCCCACTAGTCGCCCGCTTTTTTATCGGCGAGTTTGGCGTTCATCACTTTGGCAACGATAATCCCAGCGGTAGCACTCGCAGCGGCAGCAATTAAAAACTGAATAAAGAACTTTTGCATTACGCTCTACCCCGCAGCAGTAACCCGACAACCAGCAATGCAGCGAACCCCGCAACAACCGTGTTTTGTGGTAAACCAAACACCATAGTTTGTGCTGGCGGTGTTGCCACTGGTTGATGCACCACTGGCTGTATTTGCTGGTCAATTTCAGCTAGTTGGTTTTGAGTATGAGGATTGGAATCTTTGATCGCGTTGACTTGCTCAATCTTCGCCCATGACGCCAAACCGAAATCTAGGAAGTCTTTCGTACCTCCCCAAATATCGGTTGAGCCATATTGATTAAGAGGCATCATAATTTTGTCCCCTTATAACCCAGCTAAACCAGTAACGTATTCAACAATCAAATAGGCTGATGTTGATGCGACAGTATCGGAAGCGGCGGTAATGGTTAGGCGGAAATCCTGCACCCCATCGCACGAAATAGCCTGTTTAATATCGCCTTCAAGGACAAAATCAACACTGTCCCAATTCGCCTGGGCATTACGGCCATTGGCTTTATTGAGCTTTGCTATCAGTTCGGTAGGCAGGTCTAACAGATCTGCGCCGTTGCGCTGTACTTTCAGATGGTCCACTGTCGCCGCTGTGACAACATGCACAGCCATGATGCGCGAATTAGGGGCCATGATGATGTTATCAATTTCATTATCACCCGCTGAGATAGCCAACGGCACTTGGCGTACTTTGGTACAGATACCAAACGGGGCTTCGTCAGATTGATAAGCAAAGGCTTTCATCACTGGAGCTGTCGCAGCCGCATCAATATCGAACTCAACAGTAATTGAGCTAATGATATCTGAACCTTTAAACTGGTTGGATGTACCTAGCGAAAAGGCGCGCTGTTCCATTAACGTCTTCATTTCATCACGCTTAAAATGGAAGTCTAGGAAGCCAGCAGTCAGAGAGAAACCATAACGAGCATTGAACTTATTCAAGTCAGCGCCTGATTTAAACTCTATCAGTAACTTGCTGTTAGCTTTAACTCTGATGTTTTTGATTTGAGCCGCTGTAACGCCCGTATGCTTAATGACGATTTGGTCATAGGTCGCACCAATAGGACAAGTTAAAACAGCAGTTTCACCCTTTACAACGGTCGAGATTGAAGGCAGCTTTTGATATAAACGCATAATCTACCCCTTAACCTATTGAACGTCGGACAGTAGAATTGCGGTTACTCAAATAAGTAACAACAACGGAAACGGCTAGCGATATGCCAGCAGTGATTAAATGTGATTTTTTCATTTTAAAATTCCTTTAAAGGACGGCGGAGCTTTCCAGCTCGATTAATTCCGTTTCACAACGGTCAATTTACGTGTCGCTTCACAGCGAGACTTTATTGATAACCCTGTAACAAGCTAGTAAAAGTCATCAATTCACTACAGCGTGTTACAGGCTTATCGAGAGCTATATAAAGCCCTATATTTAAAACAATGAGAATCAGATTCCCGAAACATTCCCGCAATTTCCAGCATTTAAAACGAATAGACCTTGTTTTGGTAGTTGCCAATCCCTTTGGTTTTATACAAAAAATGCTTTTCACGTTTCTTGTTTAGCTTGCCAAGTTTGATGATCTCAGCCATTGGACAATCAAGTTCATCTTGCCAGCGTCTAGCATCAACCATGGCTTGCTGCTCACCGATAAAATGCCTTGTAGCATTAGCAATAATGGTTTTAGGCACTTCGGAAGGACGTTGAAAAACCCAATGAGCAATTAAGCCAAACTTACGCCCACCCGATGCTATTTCACCAAGCTTTGACCTATCCGCTCCAGCAGTTTCGGTATACTTGCCTAACTCTTCAAAAACCACATCAAGAACACGATTACCATCTGCGGCGGCCCACATGATCCCCGCGAACCATAGCGCCTCATCCCGCAATTTTTCCGCGCTTACTTCGGGTTGATATGCCACTGCAAATGATTTGCCAGACTTCAGAGCTTCAATGAAGTATTTAACGAAGTTATTGCGGGTTTTATAGTGGTGAACTTTGCGGCCATTGCCTAGACCCGACAAGGCTTTGAGATTGCCCATACGGTAATCACCGTAAGGGTCAAAAATTGCCGCATGCTTGCCAACTAATCCCGCACATTTAACCGCCACAGTCTTACCAGAGCCAGACGCCCCGCAGTAACAAACATGCAAATTGTCATGCGCATTACTCGGATTTATTGCCACTGTCCGCCCCCTGTTTTTTCTTGGCTTTTTTCGCCTCTATATCTTCGAGGTTATAACGACGATGCGAGCCATAAATGCCAGCACCTAACGCCACACAACCAACCCCAGCTTGAATTTCGGGCCCCCATTTCTCCATTAATTGGTTCATATCGGTTAACCCATATTTAACCAGGAGGGGAGCCATTGAGTCGGCCCACTTATTCAGCGCCTCATCATCTACCCCATAATCACGACCCAATATCATGGCTGCACCACTGGCAATAATGCCGCCGACTTCTTTGGCCATGGTTCTAGCTTGGTTTTTTTGCCCGCCTTGCATAGGGGCTGTTTCTGGCATTGCCTTGTCAGTATCGGGGATTGCGGCTGATCCGCCACTTTCAGCCATGGCCGCTAATTCGTCTGATATTTCAGTTTGAATATTGTCCCTTTCTTCCAAAGATAACGGGCTGTCATCCTGCGCCCCATCTAAGGATTCTTGAAATTCCAATGCTTTATCTATTGCATCAACCTGATTCGTTTCTTCTTTTGGTTTAGTCGGCATGAGTTACCCCTTAATGGCTTTAAAGAACATGGCTAATACAGACAAAACACCAATGGTGCCAACGGCGATAGTTTTTCCTGACACCCCCGAATTTTCGTCTTTATTTTCGGGATCACTTTCCGCAGGTGGCGACCATTCATCAGCCAAACTTTCAGCCTTTTCAATAACAGCGGGTAAATCAGATTTGCCATCAATAGCCGCTTGCCACTTAGCCTGTAATTGCTTGCCTGAACGTCTATCCATGCCGCAGGTCTTACAATGCAAATAGAGCAACGGCGAGTTGTTCAGCTTCTTAATTGATGCATCACCAGTACAGCCGTCACACTCTATTGTTGCTAGTATCGGATTACTCATACTGCCCCCAACTTTTTTCGGCGGAAGAAAGAGCGAAAACGCCCGCAGATTGATTGCCAAAAATTTCTTGGTTTGCTTTCAGCCTTTTTAATAGCTTCTGATAATGTCGTCTTGCTGTGATCAACATGGCCGATAGTACCTACATTCACGGCTTGTTTTGGCTGCTTGATTGTCACAGTCTCACCACGATTAATGGCATAGAGTCGATTGTGTTCTAATGCCCGTTGTCTTTTTGTCTTATGATTTCCCATCATTAGTCCTCTTGGTTAAATTGCTTTGGTAATTCTTCCAGTTTTACGGCTTCTTACTGAGTCGGTGTAATACCCCTTATTTTCACGTAAAAATTCTGCTACCTGTTTAAACTCTATTGCTGCTTCCGACTGAATCCAGACGGTAACTTTCTCTAAGCCCTGCGCCTTTAACTTGGCCTCATATTTCTGGTTTTTTGATAGCTTTTTCGACATATGAATACCTTCTTAATAAGGTCAACAGTGACCTAGCCTCAGAATGAAATGTTAGTGCTTAGTTGCTTGCATCTTTTTGTGTTAGATAACTAAGCAGGTCACCCATTAATTCATGTGAATCACTAGCCGCTTCTTTTGCTAATGGGACTGCTAGAAACATGTTTAAATTCTTGGCTTTTTGAATCTTCAAACCGATTAATCTGTGTCTCTCAATTATGTTGATAAGCATTTCTCATACTCCTTAAAGTCGGCACCACGTTCGGCGGCCTGTTGTTCTTTGTCTATTTCTGGCGCTAGCTTTTCGCTAAGCCACATACCCCAAATAACTTCTTTTTCTAGATAGCGGTTTCTCACTCTACTAAATGTTTTTCTTACTCCCTCTTTTGCGGCGGTTAACATGTTAGTTAAAGGGCTCTTTTCTGGTGCCGCTGTTGCGTCCGTGGCATTCCACATACGAACCCCAACCGCCCAATTAAAAAAAGTCTTTAGACTGAGATCACCTCTAAAAGTGATCATGTAATCATTGGCCCTAACTGGGCTTTTTCTAAGTTCAGCTTTAAAATCACGAATGCTTTTTTCAATGGCTTTTATTCTGCCGTTGACCTTTGCCAAGCTCTGTTTGGTATTTTTTAAAAATGATTTATCTCGAATAGATTTATCTAGTGACTCATTGGCAAGCTTGATTTTATGGAGGACGGGTTTTGCCTTATTGTGCAGTTTGGCTTTTATCTCGCCTATCATTGACGCCATGTGCTCGGCGTGAAAATTAGCAATATTTTCCCAAGGCAGCGCGCGGGCTGTTTTTGATATGTTGTAGCGATTGCCTCTAATCTCGCCTTGGTCACTTTCACTCTCACCTTTTAGTAAATAACCCAAGGCTTTAAGCATGTAGCCACTCGCGGCTTGCGCGTTTTTAATCCGTTCAAGCTTGGCGAACCCATGCCCCCACATCTTTTCGATTCTGTGGGCCCAATCATGGAATAAATAAGGCGGGACGTCCCAACCTAGCAAAACATGACAATGCGGATTTGGGTGAACATCAACACAGTCAAAACCACCCCGACTTTCTAAAATCGTGACTTTCATTGGTGCTTCGGCTACCCATAAATAATCTAGTTTTTCATCGCCTGGGGGGATCACATCACTAGCCCCGACACAATCAAAGCCGTTCTCTGTTTTCAATATTTGATTATCAACAGACCAACCCCTTTGATACATTTTTTGCATAGCATCAAAAAAGCGCGAACACTCGGCACCGATAGTGGATTCACCCGAATTAATGCGCGTTCTCGCTTCATCGTTAAAAGTGAGT
This portion of the Shewanella violacea DSS12 genome encodes:
- a CDS encoding major capsid protein P2, yielding MRLYQKLPSISTVVKGETAVLTCPIGATYDQIVIKHTGVTAAQIKNIRVKANSKLLIEFKSGADLNKFNARYGFSLTAGFLDFHFKRDEMKTLMEQRAFSLGTSNQFKGSDIISSITVEFDIDAAATAPVMKAFAYQSDEAPFGICTKVRQVPLAISAGDNEIDNIIMAPNSRIMAVHVVTAATVDHLKVQRNGADLLDLPTELIAKLNKANGRNAQANWDSVDFVLEGDIKQAISCDGVQDFRLTITAASDTVASTSAYLIVEYVTGLAGL